From a single bacterium genomic region:
- a CDS encoding DUF3800 domain-containing protein: protein MSHIIICDESSTDDNYMVVGGLIIPPKNYELLIEEFLTWKATHKLNPHSEFKWTKVSNRYLPLYLESIEWFFRHLHSNHVTFRALVVNTRVSEYHEYGKGNTETSFYKVYHHLLLNAAKQILETDPSGKALVLLDDKTNNYPFRLDVLKKTLNSALRRDVGRSNAIANVEPRKSSGESNESLIQIVDILIGAVSFIRNGRHELPSASKPKIELASKVAELAKTDLAFDTGSRAAFNLWTLDVRKMLEAKKRRSPKGSAEN from the coding sequence ATGAGTCATATCATAATTTGTGATGAAAGCAGTACAGACGACAACTACATGGTTGTCGGCGGGCTCATCATCCCCCCGAAAAACTATGAGCTACTGATCGAGGAATTTCTGACGTGGAAAGCAACGCACAAACTCAACCCGCATAGCGAATTCAAGTGGACCAAGGTCAGCAATCGGTATCTGCCCTTGTATTTGGAGTCGATAGAGTGGTTCTTTCGTCACCTGCACTCTAACCATGTAACCTTCCGCGCACTTGTTGTAAACACTCGCGTGTCAGAATACCATGAGTACGGCAAAGGAAACACCGAGACATCTTTCTACAAAGTTTATCATCACCTGTTGTTGAATGCTGCAAAGCAGATTCTTGAGACAGACCCCTCCGGGAAAGCGCTTGTCTTGCTCGACGACAAGACAAACAATTATCCGTTTCGACTTGATGTCCTGAAGAAAACCTTGAACAGTGCGCTTCGACGCGATGTTGGGAGATCAAATGCGATTGCCAATGTTGAACCGCGCAAGTCCAGCGGAGAATCAAACGAATCGTTGATTCAAATAGTGGACATACTCATTGGTGCCGTCTCGTTCATTCGCAACGGCAGACACGAATTGCCTAGTGCCTCAAAACCCAAGATCGAACTCGCGTCAAAGGTTGCTGAGTTAGCCAAGACTGACCTTGCCTTTGACACGGGCAGTCGCGCAGCCTTCAACCTGTGGACACTCGACGTTCGGAAGATGTTGGAAGCAAAAAAACGGCGCTCCCCAAAAGGAAGCGCCGAAAATTGA
- a CDS encoding restriction endonuclease — protein MALPDYESIMLPLLKHMQRGIEFSKSDLVAAMARHFDLTNDELVLLVKSGTPAFGGRVHWALQYMMNAKLVDRPARATYKITARGKELLSSNPPQIDIAVLRQFPEFVAWQGKAREKTKVDEQDSPKPPSDHQLTPDEQIDRGYTQVRSTLAAELIEKVKSCSPRFFEQLVVDLLVRMGYGGSVEEAARVVGKSGDGGIDGIIKEDKLGLDIIYVQAKRWENVVGAGSVRDFSGSLDYHGAKKGVFITTSQFTKDAREFVTRIGEKKVVLVDGFELAQLMIDHDIGVSTVTTYTIKRLDSDYFEE, from the coding sequence ATGGCACTACCAGATTACGAATCCATAATGTTGCCGTTGTTAAAACACATGCAACGAGGTATTGAGTTTAGCAAAAGCGATCTTGTTGCTGCGATGGCAAGGCATTTTGACCTGACAAACGATGAACTGGTCCTTCTTGTGAAGAGTGGAACGCCAGCGTTTGGCGGGCGAGTGCATTGGGCGCTGCAATACATGATGAACGCCAAACTTGTTGATAGACCTGCGCGCGCGACATACAAGATTACTGCGCGAGGCAAGGAGTTGCTGAGCTCAAACCCTCCGCAAATTGATATCGCAGTGCTTCGACAGTTTCCAGAATTCGTGGCGTGGCAGGGCAAGGCAAGAGAAAAAACGAAGGTCGACGAGCAAGACAGCCCAAAACCACCATCAGACCATCAGCTTACACCCGACGAACAGATCGACCGTGGTTACACCCAAGTTCGAAGCACTCTGGCAGCAGAACTTATAGAGAAAGTCAAATCCTGTTCCCCGCGCTTCTTCGAGCAGCTTGTAGTTGATCTTCTTGTAAGGATGGGTTACGGAGGTTCAGTTGAAGAAGCGGCGCGCGTTGTCGGTAAGTCAGGTGACGGCGGCATTGACGGCATCATCAAAGAAGACAAGCTTGGCTTGGACATAATTTATGTTCAAGCAAAACGCTGGGAGAATGTTGTCGGAGCCGGATCGGTGCGCGACTTCTCTGGAAGCTTGGATTACCACGGTGCGAAGAAGGGTGTATTTATTACGACCTCACAGTTCACGAAAGATGCGCGGGAATTTGTCACAAGAATTGGCGAGAAGAAAGTTGTCTTGGTGGACGGCTTCGAACTTGCCCAGCTCATGATAGACCACGACATCGGCGTCAGCACCGTTACGACTTACACCATCAAACGTCTCGACTCAGACTATTTCGAAGAATAG
- a CDS encoding DUF262 domain-containing protein, with protein sequence MPQQKYSVTQQPIDTLLSWVKSGEIAIPEIQRPFVWSATKVRDLLDSLLQGYPVGYLIAWRNPTVRLKDGTQSAGKRILIDGQQRVTALMASLLGREVVTKDYETVRIRIAYHPIERRFEVTNPAIKKDKSWLPDIAEVFAPTASMFSLVNEYCQKNESASQDAVFKSLEGLRQITNNSVGLIELEADLGIETVTEVFIRVNSAGTELSQADFAMSKIASSEQYDGHTLRKAIDYFCHLTVAPEFHGIIADKDKEFAKTDYFQKMSWLKQEGDDIYDPAYTDMLRVAYTSEFGRGRLEDLVALLSGRNFETKQYEATVAEESFERLRAGIQNFMSETNFKRFVMIIRSAGFVDATLVGSQNALNVAYILYLLMRRHNVPAPEIESFVRKWFVLSMLTQRYSGSAESTIDFDVRQFEQQGFHKYIEAIMSGTLSDSYWSVQLPQEMVTSSSSSPAFRVFRAAQVKLNDKGFLSRDITVQDLILNRGDHHHIFPKNYLKKEGASKGIYNQIANYAVTQSEINIAIGDLAPSKYFSTLFEACSRGQSAYGAINDLDELKENLRAHCIPDGITEMSSEHYSDFLDARRTAMADRMRMYFRKL encoded by the coding sequence ATGCCACAACAGAAGTACTCTGTAACACAACAGCCCATTGATACTCTTCTGTCTTGGGTCAAGTCGGGAGAGATTGCGATTCCCGAAATCCAACGTCCGTTTGTGTGGAGCGCAACGAAGGTTCGCGACCTTTTAGATTCTCTGTTGCAGGGTTATCCAGTTGGCTACCTTATTGCCTGGCGAAACCCAACAGTCCGACTGAAGGATGGCACGCAATCAGCTGGAAAGCGAATTCTTATTGACGGGCAGCAGCGAGTCACTGCCTTAATGGCGTCTTTGCTGGGACGTGAAGTCGTGACCAAGGACTATGAGACTGTGCGCATACGTATTGCGTATCACCCAATTGAGCGAAGATTTGAAGTGACAAATCCCGCCATCAAAAAGGACAAAAGCTGGTTGCCAGATATCGCAGAGGTCTTTGCTCCAACTGCTAGTATGTTTTCGCTTGTCAACGAATATTGCCAAAAAAACGAGAGCGCGTCGCAAGATGCAGTCTTCAAGAGCTTGGAGGGCCTTCGCCAAATCACCAACAATTCAGTTGGCTTAATAGAGCTCGAGGCCGATCTTGGTATTGAAACGGTTACGGAAGTGTTTATTCGAGTAAACTCAGCCGGAACGGAGCTGAGCCAAGCGGACTTTGCGATGTCCAAGATTGCGTCAAGCGAGCAGTATGATGGGCACACCCTTCGGAAAGCAATTGATTACTTCTGTCACCTAACAGTTGCTCCGGAGTTCCACGGAATTATTGCAGACAAGGACAAGGAGTTTGCGAAAACCGACTATTTTCAGAAAATGTCGTGGTTGAAGCAAGAAGGTGACGATATTTACGATCCGGCATATACGGATATGTTGCGCGTAGCCTATACGTCTGAGTTTGGTAGAGGCCGCCTTGAAGATTTGGTAGCGTTGCTGTCTGGAAGAAACTTTGAGACAAAACAATACGAAGCGACTGTGGCAGAAGAATCCTTTGAGAGATTAAGGGCTGGCATACAGAACTTCATGAGCGAAACAAACTTCAAGCGCTTTGTCATGATTATACGCTCGGCGGGATTTGTCGACGCTACCTTAGTCGGATCTCAGAACGCTCTCAATGTCGCGTACATATTGTATCTCTTGATGCGAAGGCACAACGTGCCGGCACCCGAGATTGAATCCTTCGTTCGCAAGTGGTTTGTCTTGTCAATGCTAACCCAGCGATATTCTGGTTCCGCCGAAAGCACCATTGATTTTGATGTTCGCCAGTTTGAACAACAGGGGTTTCACAAGTACATTGAGGCAATTATGTCGGGAACATTGTCCGATTCATATTGGTCGGTGCAATTACCGCAAGAGATGGTTACCTCGTCTTCAAGTTCGCCCGCTTTCCGCGTTTTTCGCGCAGCACAGGTAAAGCTAAACGACAAAGGGTTCCTGTCGCGCGACATCACGGTACAGGATTTGATTCTTAATCGTGGGGACCACCACCACATCTTTCCAAAGAACTACCTCAAGAAAGAGGGCGCATCAAAAGGTATCTATAATCAGATTGCAAACTACGCAGTCACGCAGAGCGAGATAAATATTGCGATTGGAGATCTCGCACCAAGCAAGTATTTCTCTACATTGTTTGAAGCCTGCTCGCGGGGGCAATCGGCATATGGCGCCATCAACGATCTTGACGAATTGAAAGAGAATCTGCGTGCTCATTGCATCCCTGATGGAATCACCGAGATGAGCTCGGAACATTACTCCGACTTTCTTGACGCACGTCGAACGGCAATGGCCGATCGGATGCGCATGTACTTCAGGAAGCTCTGA
- the mnmE gene encoding tRNA uridine-5-carboxymethylaminomethyl(34) synthesis GTPase MnmE, with protein MTPPADTIAAIATPPGIGGIAVIRVSGPKSWEVARLLGSPSVHGGNMGGLETAPNTVKHAYIYNNNNELIDEVLISFFKSPHSYTGEDVIEISCHGGNVVSKRILKLILSQDVRMARPGEFTERAFLNGKLDLAQAEAVAGLIHARSEASARTALSQLSGKLSEHVREMRAKILDLLALLELELDFSEEDVSFQSLESRKTDLLELQQKIKHLISSFARGRIEREGLRVAIVGAPNAGKSTLLNRIVGDERAIVSPHPGTTRDVIEAHLELSGHEVIFQDTAGLRDTEHEIESIGIERTRKALSRADLILLLIDSQTGDLPGPEMLAEIANKTPLIVYNKSDLSRAEYAVPFATHSGVFHISALSGGGVEELLTELTRVFTEELETAGDLIITEQRHHDALRRANEALVRAQSLFSESTLMAADLRDAANALGEITGESIGEEVLDRIFSKFCIGK; from the coding sequence GTGACCCCACCCGCCGACACCATTGCCGCCATTGCCACTCCACCGGGAATTGGCGGCATCGCCGTCATCCGAGTTTCCGGACCAAAGTCGTGGGAAGTTGCAAGGCTCCTCGGGTCTCCCTCCGTTCACGGGGGGAATATGGGGGGGCTGGAAACAGCTCCAAATACGGTTAAGCACGCATACATATACAATAATAACAATGAGCTGATTGACGAAGTGTTAATCAGCTTTTTTAAGTCCCCGCATTCCTATACAGGAGAAGATGTCATTGAGATTTCCTGTCATGGCGGGAATGTTGTATCTAAGCGCATATTAAAATTGATATTGTCACAGGACGTGCGCATGGCACGCCCCGGAGAGTTTACTGAGCGCGCATTTCTGAATGGCAAGCTCGACTTAGCCCAGGCCGAGGCCGTGGCAGGCCTGATTCATGCTCGTTCTGAGGCTTCTGCTCGCACCGCACTGTCGCAGTTGTCCGGAAAGCTCTCGGAGCATGTCCGGGAGATGCGCGCGAAGATATTGGATTTATTGGCATTGTTAGAACTTGAGCTGGATTTCAGCGAGGAAGACGTAAGTTTCCAGTCTTTGGAGTCCCGAAAGACCGATTTGTTAGAGCTTCAGCAAAAAATCAAACATCTAATCTCGTCGTTTGCCCGAGGTCGAATCGAACGCGAAGGACTTCGCGTGGCGATTGTAGGAGCGCCGAATGCCGGAAAGTCCACTCTTCTGAACCGGATTGTTGGCGACGAGCGCGCCATTGTCTCACCCCATCCCGGCACGACCCGGGATGTTATCGAGGCCCATCTTGAGCTTTCCGGCCATGAAGTCATCTTTCAGGACACTGCCGGTTTGCGCGACACGGAGCACGAAATCGAAAGTATTGGTATCGAACGCACGCGAAAAGCGCTGAGTCGCGCCGATCTCATCCTTCTCCTTATTGATAGTCAGACCGGAGACCTGCCCGGACCGGAAATGCTGGCCGAAATCGCGAACAAAACTCCGTTAATCGTGTATAATAAGAGTGACCTCAGTCGCGCGGAGTATGCCGTCCCCTTTGCAACACACAGCGGCGTGTTTCACATTTCGGCGCTGTCAGGCGGCGGAGTGGAAGAGTTGCTCACAGAACTGACCCGCGTGTTCACCGAAGAGCTTGAAACCGCAGGTGACCTGATCATCACCGAGCAGCGCCATCACGATGCCCTTCGGCGGGCAAACGAGGCCCTCGTTCGTGCACAATCTCTTTTCAGCGAATCCACATTGATGGCCGCCGATCTCCGCGACGCCGCCAACGCGCTTGGTGAAATCACCGGCGAATCCATCGGCGAAGAGGTGCTGGACAGAATCTTTTCGAAGTTTTGTATTGGTAAATAG
- the yidC gene encoding membrane protein insertase YidC, with product MFDRNTIIALIIVGIIIILMPVYNKWLMPPPPANQQAETVIEQSSPEKTDKSSGTEAITSAPADTINATVAAVVDSAAPVKPYTSELVEIETPKYKLWIGSDGRPTSYILNDYKLKAGPSVNLHAMATAKDSAIGTWDIDLGPRNISTLRGLYFEPSRSRLAVLGGRDSLELNYTSPAGQKLTVYYIVDSERYGFDLVIRANGYSTPDTREYKLTWQGGVPTTEPDPASDHEFGGAYAMVGEELENSQLGSDPKVEFSATGRTPFVAARSKYFIAAMIPSSPAAGADLLGRTRVAGEKTVPHIYDASLRMPWEGATLESRVQVYWGPIDKENLEVYGVGLENTMNWGWSIVKPFSLATLWLLKFLGKFISNYGIVIIIFSILVKVLLWPLTRKSQIAMKKLAALRPEIEALKEKHAKNPQAMNAAMMALYKERGANPAAGCIPMLLQMPILYALFIVFRSTIEFRQAPFFGWISDLSQPDFMFHLPFSIPLYGSGVGLLPIVMGVSQFFMSKATLTDPNQKAMLYIMPVMMVLLFNNFPSGLSLYYTLFNVLAIVEQRFIKLPENFGSAVVVEDKPKKKIKK from the coding sequence GTGTTTGATCGCAACACCATTATCGCACTGATTATTGTTGGCATCATAATCATCCTGATGCCCGTGTACAACAAATGGCTGATGCCGCCTCCTCCGGCAAATCAGCAGGCAGAAACCGTCATTGAGCAGTCAAGCCCTGAAAAAACAGACAAGTCATCAGGTACCGAGGCGATAACGTCCGCCCCTGCGGATACAATAAACGCCACGGTCGCCGCCGTCGTGGATTCGGCAGCCCCGGTCAAACCCTACACCTCGGAGCTGGTCGAAATCGAGACTCCAAAGTATAAGCTGTGGATCGGCTCAGATGGTCGTCCGACAAGTTACATACTCAATGATTACAAGCTCAAAGCTGGTCCTTCAGTCAACCTTCATGCGATGGCAACTGCAAAGGATTCGGCCATCGGCACTTGGGATATTGATCTCGGACCGCGAAACATCAGCACGCTGCGGGGACTTTACTTCGAACCCAGCAGGTCACGACTGGCGGTCCTGGGTGGCCGCGACTCGCTCGAGCTGAACTACACTTCGCCGGCGGGTCAGAAACTAACTGTTTATTATATTGTTGACAGCGAACGATATGGATTCGACCTCGTCATTCGCGCCAACGGCTACTCCACACCCGACACCCGCGAATATAAACTGACGTGGCAGGGCGGGGTTCCCACAACCGAACCGGATCCTGCATCAGATCACGAGTTCGGCGGAGCCTACGCGATGGTGGGTGAAGAGCTCGAGAATTCCCAGCTTGGCAGCGATCCCAAGGTGGAGTTCTCCGCGACCGGGCGGACCCCGTTTGTTGCCGCGCGCTCGAAATACTTCATAGCCGCGATGATTCCCAGCAGCCCGGCCGCCGGAGCGGATTTGCTCGGCCGCACGCGGGTTGCCGGTGAAAAGACCGTCCCACATATATATGATGCAAGCCTGCGCATGCCGTGGGAGGGCGCGACGCTCGAAAGCCGGGTGCAGGTTTATTGGGGGCCGATTGACAAGGAGAATCTCGAAGTTTATGGTGTCGGTCTCGAGAACACGATGAACTGGGGCTGGAGCATCGTCAAGCCGTTCTCGCTGGCCACGTTGTGGCTGTTGAAATTCCTGGGCAAGTTCATATCCAATTACGGCATCGTCATCATCATCTTCTCGATATTGGTGAAGGTGCTGCTGTGGCCGCTCACGCGCAAGTCGCAGATTGCGATGAAGAAGCTCGCGGCGCTGCGTCCTGAGATTGAAGCGCTGAAAGAAAAGCACGCCAAGAATCCGCAGGCGATGAACGCGGCCATGATGGCTCTCTATAAAGAGCGCGGCGCCAATCCCGCTGCGGGCTGTATTCCGATGCTGCTGCAGATGCCGATTCTTTATGCGCTGTTCATCGTGTTCCGCAGCACGATCGAGTTTCGTCAGGCGCCCTTCTTCGGTTGGATATCGGACCTGAGTCAGCCCGACTTCATGTTTCATCTGCCGTTTTCGATTCCGCTCTACGGCAGCGGCGTCGGCTTGCTGCCGATCGTGATGGGCGTGTCGCAGTTCTTCATGTCGAAGGCCACGCTCACGGATCCGAATCAGAAGGCCATGCTCTACATCATGCCGGTGATGATGGTGCTGCTCTTCAACAATTTCCCCAGCGGGCTTTCGCTGTATTACACACTCTTCAATGTGTTGGCGATAGTTGAACAGCGTTTCATCAAATTGCCGGAAAATTTCGGCTCGGCGGTGGTGGTGGAAGACAAGCCGAAGAAGAAGATAAAGAAGTAG